Proteins encoded by one window of Monoglobus pectinilyticus:
- a CDS encoding PriCT-2 domain-containing protein produces the protein MENNINLIELLEYIEPSFLDYQDWVNVGMALKYEGYTVQDWDNWSKRDANRYHAGECEKKWNTFSGSSSPITAGTIVKMAQDNGFKFHKEDVAFDWNSEIGNKDDLVVIDKGWIETSEFSIPQKWNPVEQLTTYLETLFEANENVGYVTRSWEKNGKYLPSKGLCDRTAGRLIQELSKCEGDICKVIGDYSEKAGAWIRFNPLDGKGIKNENVTDFRYALVESDVMDLG, from the coding sequence ATGGAAAATAACATTAATTTGATTGAACTGCTTGAATATATAGAACCATCATTTCTTGATTATCAGGATTGGGTTAATGTTGGAATGGCACTTAAATATGAAGGATATACAGTACAGGATTGGGATAATTGGAGCAAACGTGACGCTAACCGTTATCATGCTGGGGAATGTGAGAAAAAGTGGAATACTTTTTCCGGTTCAAGTTCTCCTATAACAGCAGGAACCATAGTGAAAATGGCACAGGATAATGGTTTTAAATTTCATAAAGAAGATGTTGCTTTTGATTGGAATTCTGAGATAGGCAATAAAGATGATTTAGTTGTAATCGATAAAGGGTGGATTGAAACAAGTGAATTTAGCATACCACAAAAATGGAATCCTGTTGAACAATTAACTACATATTTAGAAACACTGTTTGAAGCAAATGAAAACGTTGGGTATGTCACTCGGAGCTGGGAGAAAAACGGAAAGTACCTCCCGTCTAAAGGCTTGTGTGACAGGACGGCCGGAAGGTTAATTCAGGAGCTTTCAAAGTGTGAAGGAGATATATGTAAGGTTATTGGTGATTATAGTGAAAAGGCAGGAGCTTGGATACGTTTTAACCCTCTTGATGGTAAAGGTATAAAAAATGAAAACGTTACGGATTTTAGATATGCTTTGGTTGAATCAGATGTAATGGATTTAGG